One genomic segment of Drosophila melanogaster chromosome 3R includes these proteins:
- the CG18493 gene encoding uncharacterized protein yields the protein MAALRLVCLFVVLAIGLVQSLDIPKIKDVPLLVKTLKNLNRGPPHQVVTKRANVQEKWITQKLDNFNASNTQTYQMRYLLNDEFQTEGSPIFIYLGGEWEIEESMVSAGHWYDMAQEHNGVLVYTEHRYYGQSIPTSTMSTEDLKYLDVKQALADVAVFIETFKAENPQLANSKVILAGGSYSATMVVWFKRLYPDLIVGGWASSAPILAKVDFTEYKEVVGQAFLQLGGQKCYDRIENGIAELESMFANKRGAEARAMLRLCNSFDDQNDLDLWTLFSSISNIFAGVAQYQGTGDIEYYCDYLLSFNDDATAIANFVYWAWGMGNCIDARYEGSVEYYLWGVDHFDASRPWYYQTCNEYGWYQSSGSRNQPFGTKFPATLYINLCGDVFSSQYGNEQINNNAASTNEYFGGMEPGVDNIYMTHGELDPWNPMGHGVEQGATVIANASHCSDFGSIKSTDSDEMRASKEKLAELVRQWLA from the exons ATGGCTGCTCTGCGTTTGGTCTGCCTTTTTGTGGTCTTGGCCATAGGACTTGTCCAATCCCTGGACATTCCGAAGATCAAAGATGTGCCTCTTTTGGTCAAGACTCTAAAGAATTTGAACCGTGGTCCACCACACCAGGTGGTGACCAAGCGTGCCAATGTCCAGGAGAAATGGATCACCCAGAAACTGGATAACTTTAACGCGAGCAACACGCAAACCTATCAGATG CGTTATTTGCTCAACGATGAGTTTCAAACTGAGGGAAGtcccattttcatttaccTGGGTGGCGAATGGGAGATTGAGGAGAGCATGGTAAGCGCTGGTCACTGGTATGATATGGCCCAGGAACACAATGGTGTTCTCGTCTACACTGAACATCGTTACTATGGTCAAAGTATACCAACATC AACCATGTCAACCGAAGATCTCAAATACTTGGATGTTAAGCAGGCCTTGGCCGATGTGGCCGTTTTCATTGAGACCTTTAAGGCGGAGAACCCCCAGCTGGCCAACTCCAAGGTGATTCTGGCTGGCGGTTCCTACTCGGCCACCATGGTGGTTTGGTTCAAGCGTCTGTATCCCGATTTGATTGTCGGTGGCTGGGCCTCAAGTGCTCCCATTTTGGCCAAGGTTGACTTCACCGAATACAAGGAGGTGGTGGGCCAGGCCTTCCTTCAGTTGGGCGGCCAGAAGTGCTACGATAGGATTGAGAACGGTATTGCCGAACTGGAATCCATGTTCGCTAATAAACGAGGAGCTGAAGCTAGGGCCATGCTGCGCCTGTGCAACAGTTTCGATGATCAGAACGACCTGGACTTGTGGACCCTGTTCTCAAGTATCTCAAATATTTTCGCCGGAGTCGCTCAATACCAAGG CACCGGCGACATTGAGTACTACTGTGACTACCTTCTGAGCTTCAATGATGATGCCACGGCCATTGCGAACTTTGTGTACTGGGCCTGGGGTATGGGCAATTGCATCGATGCCAGGTACGAAGGTAGTGTTGAGTACTATCTCTGGGGAGTGGACCACTTTGACGCCA GTCGCCCGTGGTACTATCAGACCTGCAATGAGTATGGCTGGTACCAGAGCTCTGGCTCAAGGAATCAACCTTTTGGCACCAAGTTCCCTGCCACACTTTACATCAATCTATGCGGTGATGTCTTCAGTTCGCAATACGGAAATGAACAGATCAACAACAATGCAGCCAGTACCAACGAATACTTCGGCGGCATGGAGCCCGGCGTGGATAATATCTACATGACCCACGGCGAACTGGATCCCTGGAACCCGATGGGTCATGGAGTGGAGCAGGGAGCCACGGTCATCGCCAACGCATCGCATTGCTCAGACTTCGGATCGATCAAGTCCACAGATTCCGACGAAATGCGGGCCTCTAAGGAGAAACTTGCTGAATTGGTTCGACAGTGGTTGGCCTAG
- the CG3739 gene encoding uncharacterized protein, which translates to MKYTLVVLALLAPLTAAASLGEQKPEANAFVKSLRELHRGPPVEPMKTRAKVEERWITQKLDNFDDSNNATWQDRIYINNKYFVDGSPIFIYLGGEWAIDPSGITSGLWKDIAKQHNGSLLYTEHRFFGQSIPITPLSTENLAKYQSVEQALADVINVIATLKQEDKYKDSKVVVSGCSYSATMATWIRKLYPEIIRGSWASSAPLLAKVNFKDYMKVVGESYATLGGQYCYDLIDNATSYYENLFEIGNGTQAVKELNLCSNFNVNSEQDRWQIFSTIANIFAGIAQYQKPEKYDIPTYCSILREFSDDDSVALSKFINWKINEHSGACLSTTFKGAVGYYEWSKENYQDSDLPWIFQTCSEFGWFQSSGSRSQPFGSTFPATLYEDTCEGVFGAKYDSAGIHANIRATNDDFGGLNVNATNIYFVQGALDGWSKVGAGVAQGATIIPYASHCPDTGSISASDSAELVASKKKLIKLVAQWLED; encoded by the exons ATGAAGTATACCCTAGTAGTGCTCGCCCTGCTTGCACCTCTGACTGCAGCAGCTAGTCTGGGTGAACAGAAACCGGAGGCGAATGCGTTCGTCAAATCTCTGAGAGAACTGCACCGAGGTCCTCCAGTTGAACCAATGAAGACCAGGGCTAAGGTGGAGGAGCGCTGGATCACCCAGAAACTAGATAACTTCGATGACAGCAACAACGCCACCTGGCAGGAT CGAATCTATATCAACAACAAGTACTTCGTTGATGGCTCTCCCATCTTTATCTACTTGGGCGGCGAGTGGGCTATCGATCCTAGTGGGATTACCTCTGGACTATGGAAGGACATTGCTAAGCAGCACAACGGCTCCCTTCTCTACACTGAACATCGCTTCTTTGGCCAGAGTATCCCTATAAC TCCTCTGTCCACTGAGAATTTGGCCAAATACCAGAGCGTGGAGCAGGCCCTGGCTGATGTGATTAACGTGATTGCCACGCTGAAGCAGGAGGACAAGTACAAGGACTCCAAGGTTGTGGTCTCTGGTTGCTCCTACTCGGCAACCATGGCCACCTGGATCAGGAAGCTCTATCCGGAAATCATCAGGGGCAGCTGGGCCTCGTCTGCACCACTCCTGGCTAAGGTGAACTTCAAGGACTACATGAAGGTGGTCGGCGAGTCGTACGCTACCCTTGGAGGACAATATTGCTATGATCTGATCGATAACGCCACCTCGTACTATGAAAATCTGTTCGAGATTGGAAATGGCACTCAGGCTGTGAAGGAATTGAACTTGTGCTCCAACTTTAATGTAAACAGCGAACAAGACCGTTGGCAGATCTTCAGCActattgcaaacatttttgctgGCATTGCTCAGTACCAAAA ACCAGAGAAATATGATATACCCACCTACTGCTCGATCCTGAGAGAGTTCAGTGACGATGATTCTGTTGCTTTGTCCAAGTTCATTAATTGGAAAATCAATGAGCATTCCGGAGCTTGCCTTAGCACGACCTTTAAGGGAGCTGTTGGCTACTACGAATGGTCTAAGGAGAACTACCAGGATA GTGACTTGCCCTGGATTTTCCAGACCTGCAGCGAGTTCGGATGGTTCCAGTCTTCCGGCAGCAGAAGCCAACCCTTTGGATCCACTTTTCCGGCCACTCTCTATGAGGACACCTGCGAGGGGGTCTTTGGAGCGAAGTACGACTCGGCTGGCATCCACGCTAATATCCGCGCAACAAACGATGACTTCGGTGGCCTAAACGTTAATGCCACCAACATCTATTTTGTGCAGGGAGCTCTTGACGGTTGGAGTAAGGTGGGTGCTGGAGTTGCCCAGGGAGCCACCATTATCCCATACGCCTCCCATTGTCCCGATACTGGATCGATCAGTGCCAGCGATAGTGCCGAACTGGTGGCCTCCAAGAAAAAGCTGATCAAGCTCGTGGCCCAATGGCTGGAGGATTAA
- the CG31244 gene encoding uncharacterized protein encodes MHNNSCLEPMDRTKTTKLPQLKSSVTPYRPKPNLIRSDSPKLENDKRNGLDLELLDNPEIPSVKRVRWAPMYGERSPSKTGFTSVPLSSKKAQFDHDTTDELILANELRLAVHRGGGSIDPDKNYELRARLSPLQLPYSRVQRILKECELSERNHHTYSIPMDYGRQLVAMVCKIRTDNLPELKLRLASLLRQNKARFFNRHLFNETGLIEATLPSVTPLSFEEFNQTLRIDALWCKATDSTITDLAKGSVLFKCRPLDLQEVAYKLRQCNYKIVHKEVGHCPNKPLVELNDRQMARYQEFRKNLLQDIDVVKIYDNVRVQ; translated from the coding sequence atgcataacAACAGCTGTTTAGAACCCATGGACAGGACCAAGACTACGAAACTTCCTCAGCTCAAGTCCAGCGTTACTCCCTACAGACCAAAGCCGAACCTAATCCGTAGTGATTCCCCGAAATTAGAGAACGATAAGCGTAATGGGCTGGACTTGGAGCTTCTGGATAATCCAGAGATACCGAGCGTAAAGCGAGTACGATGGGCTCCGATGTATGGGGAAAGGAGCCCGAGTAAGACCGGCTTTACCAGCGTTCCACTAAGCTCCAAAAAGGCGCAGTTTGATCATGATACGACAGATGAGTTAATACTGGCTAACGAGCTTCGATTAGCGGTGCATCGTGGGGGAGGTTCCATAGATCCCGACAAGAACTACGAGCTGAGGGCTCGACTGTCGCCCTTGCAATTGCCGTACAGTCGAGTGCAGCGAATTCTGAAGGAGTGCGAGTTGAGCGAGAGGAATCATCACACCTATAGTATACCCATGGACTATGGGCGGCAATTGGTTGCCATGGTTTGCAAGATCAGGACGGATAATCTCCCCGAACTGAAACTTCGCTTGGCCTCCTTACTGCGGCAAAACAAAGCGCGCTTCTTCAATCGACATTTATTCAACGAAACTGGCTTGATTGAGGCCACATTGCCGAGCGTAACACCATTAAGCTTTGAGGAATTCAATCAAACGTTGCGAATTGATGCTTTGTGGTGCAAAGCCACCGATAGTACCATTACCGATTTGGCCAAAGGATCTGTTTTGTTCAAATGTCGGCCTCTGGACCTGCAAGAGGTCGCGTACAAACTCAGGCAGTGCAACTACAAGATTGTACATAAGGAGGTTGGACACTGTCCAAACAAGCCGCTCGTCGAGTTAAATGATCGTCAAATGGCCCGCTATCAGGAGTTTCGTAAAAACCTTCTTCAAGACATAGATGTCGTAAAGATCTATGACAATGTGCGTGTCCAGTAG
- the Aptx gene encoding aprataxin, isoform A has protein sequence MSWSSALIKDISKPENLIISSEIAVVIADKFPKAQHHYLVLPLADIPSIFHLNRSHLSLLEELHLLARNVVEVKGVRWQDFNVGFHAEPSMQRLHLHVISKDFVSTSLKTKKHWNSFNTELFVPYTSKAIRTRRRLQAS, from the exons ATGTCCTGGTCAAGTGCACTAATCAAAGATATCTCGAAACCAGAAAATTTGATCATTTCGTCAGAAATCGCAGTGGTCATAGCAGACAAGTTTCCCAAGGCGCAGCATCACTACTTGGTGCTACCATTGGCCGACATTCCCAGCATCTTTCAC TTGAACCGGAGCCATCTGTCGCTTTTGGAGGAGCTGCATCTGCTGGCCAGGAACGTTGTGGAAGTGAAAGGAGTCCGGTGGCAGGACTTCAACGTGGGATTTCACGCGGAGCCGAGCATGCAAAGGCTCCACCTGCACGTCATCTCCAAGGACTTCGTATCAACAAGCCTGAAGACCAAGAAGCATTGGAACTCATTCAACACCGAGCTGTTTGTGCCCTACACAAGTAAGGCTATTAGAACACGGCGCAGGCTACAGGCTTCATGA
- the Aptx gene encoding aprataxin, isoform B, with translation MSWSSALIKDISKPENLIISSEIAVVIADKFPKAQHHYLVLPLADIPSIFHLNRSHLSLLEELHLLARNVVEVKGVRWQDFNVGFHAEPSMQRLHLHVISKDFVSTSLKTKKHWNSFNTELFVPYTKLYAQLEKENSISRLPKSLKDELLAKPLICNQCEFVARNLPSLKGHLVGHLQDPKSVCQRVRLGNQFFPTAGYRTSELAYCFDFVDFYEYKKQMEVDKLAYIRDELQRKLNDKRNFLIESDRAVVMKADYPKSQYHFRVVAKEEFRDITQLTEAQLPLLDHMMDLANQIIEKQKHLESRNFLIGFKVNTFWNRLNLHVISNDFYSMAMKRISHWNSFNTELFMPFQIAYMMLSVQGSIESISEETYNNLQEKTPLRCNQCEFVTNMLLDLKAHLYQHWQRKEDERDQKKKVDKIIQMISETKLDEAEAKPKLLNEEEPIQAQPVAAIAQYPNEHLGKPLTPQQQPGKQQAQNVYDKNINGPSVNMMNQNNPNNPFRNTPHLNRQSQKPPHPRSGPRGPMAPWTGPRFPCHQQQNRFRPPGFNACRQPYPPYHSGHQQFPNASSVGGGQTGLPGQGQGPRPKWNSNKIFNQQNRQNTVQAQPQAQNQQTNQQQIQNSNKNQTPKKKPWKNRLQPVGKVQNQGGANRDPAPPSNSKPS, from the exons ATGTCCTGGTCAAGTGCACTAATCAAAGATATCTCGAAACCAGAAAATTTGATCATTTCGTCAGAAATCGCAGTGGTCATAGCAGACAAGTTTCCCAAGGCGCAGCATCACTACTTGGTGCTACCATTGGCCGACATTCCCAGCATCTTTCAC TTGAACCGGAGCCATCTGTCGCTTTTGGAGGAGCTGCATCTGCTGGCCAGGAACGTTGTGGAAGTGAAAGGAGTCCGGTGGCAGGACTTCAACGTGGGATTTCACGCGGAGCCGAGCATGCAAAGGCTCCACCTGCACGTCATCTCCAAGGACTTCGTATCAACAAGCCTGAAGACCAAGAAGCATTGGAACTCATTCAACACCGAGCTGTTTGTGCCCTACACAA agctTTACGCCCAGCTGGAGAAGGAGAATAGCATTTCGCGACTCCCGAAATCACTAAAAGACGAGCTGCTGGCCAAGCCACTCATTTGTAATCAGTGCGAGTTTGTTGCAAGAAATTTGCCATCACTTAAGGGGCATCTGGTGGGGCACCTTCAAGATCCGAAATCAGTTTGCCAGCGAGTCCGACTAGGGAACCAGTTCTTTCCCACAGCTGGTTACAGAACGTCAGAACTTGCATATTGTTTCGATTTCGTGGATTTCTACGAATACAAAAAGCAAATGGAGGTGGATAAATTGGCATATATCCGAGATGAGCTGCAGCGCAAGCTAAATGATAAGAGGAACTTCCTTATCGAGAGTGACCGGGCGGTGGTCATGAAAGCGGACTATCCTAAATCGCAATACCACTTTAGGGTGGTGGCCAAGGAAGAGTTCAGGGATATAACTCAG CTAACCGAAGCGCAGCTGCCCCTGCTGGATCACATGATGGATCTGGCGAATCAAATCATCGAGAAGCAGAAACACCTGGAGTCGCGTAATTTTCTCATCGGTTTCAAAGTCAATACTTTCTGGAATCGTCTAAATCTACATGTTATTTCTAACGACTTCTATTCCATGGCCATGAAACGTATAAGTCACTGGAATAGTTTCAATACGGAACTATTTATGCCCTTTCAAATTGCGTATATGATGCTCAGTGTTCAGGGATCCATTGAATCCATTTCGGAGGAGACGTACAATAATTTGCAAGAGAAGACGCCATTGCGATGCAACCAGTGCGAATTTGTTACTAATATGTTGCTGGATCTAAAAGCTCACCTGTATCAGCACTGGCAGCGCAAGGAGGACGAGCGCGATCAGAAGAAAAAAGTCGATAAAATAATCCAAATGATATCTGAGACCAAACTGGATGAGGCAGAGGCAAAGCCGAAGCTGTTGAATGAAGAGGAACCTATTCAAGCTCAGCCCGTTGCCGCTATCGCCCAGTATCCCAATGAACATCTAGGCAAGCCCTTAAcgccgcaacagcagccggGCAAGCAGCAGGCCCAGAATGTTTACGACAAAAACATTAACGGGCCTTCTGTGAATATGATGAATCAGAACAATCCCAACAATCCGTTCCGGAACACTCCGCACCTTAATAGACAATCACAGAAACCGCCGCATCCCCGCTCTGGGCCCCGTGGACCAATGGCTCCTTGGACTGGTCCGCGCTTTCCGTGTCATCAACAGCAGAACAGATTCAGGCCTCCAGGATTTAACGCATGTCGGCAACCTTATCCACCCTATCATTCAGGCCATCAGCAATTTCCGAATGCTTCATCAGTCGGCGGCGGTCAAACTGGGCTGCCAGGTCAGGGACAGGGACCTAGACCGAAATGGAATTCAAATAAGATATTCAATCAACAGAACCGCCAAAATACAGTCCAAGCCCAGCCACAAGCCCAGAACCAACAAACCAACCAGCAGCAGATTCAAAATTcgaataaaaaccaaactccaaaaaaaaagccatgGAAAAATCGCCTGCAACCTGTAGGCAAAGTTCAGAATCAAGGCGGAGCGAATCGCGATCCCGCACCTCCAAGTAACTCGAAACCATCTTAG
- the Aptx gene encoding aprataxin, isoform E encodes MEVDKLAYIRDELQRKLNDKRNFLIESDRAVVMKADYPKSQYHFRVVAKEEFRDITQLTEAQLPLLDHMMDLANQIIEKQKHLESRNFLIGFKVNTFWNRLNLHVISNDFYSMAMKRISHWNSFNTELFMPFQIAYMMLSVQGSIESISEETYNNLQEKTPLRCNQCEFVTNMLLDLKAHLYQHWQRKEDERDQKKKVDKIIQMISETKLDEAEAKPKLLNEEEPIQAQPVAAIAQYPNEHLGKPLTPQQQPGKQQAQNVYDKNINGPSVNMMNQNNPNNPFRNTPHLNRQSQKPPHPRSGPRGPMAPWTGPRFPCHQQQNRFRPPGFNACRQPYPPYHSGHQQFPNASSVGGGQTGLPGQGQGPRPKWNSNKIFNQQNRQNTVQAQPQAQNQQTNQQQIQNSNKNQTPKKKPWKNRLQPVGKVQNQGGANRDPAPPSNSKPS; translated from the exons ATGGAGGTGGATAAATTGGCATATATCCGAGATGAGCTGCAGCGCAAGCTAAATGATAAGAGGAACTTCCTTATCGAGAGTGACCGGGCGGTGGTCATGAAAGCGGACTATCCTAAATCGCAATACCACTTTAGGGTGGTGGCCAAGGAAGAGTTCAGGGATATAACTCAG CTAACCGAAGCGCAGCTGCCCCTGCTGGATCACATGATGGATCTGGCGAATCAAATCATCGAGAAGCAGAAACACCTGGAGTCGCGTAATTTTCTCATCGGTTTCAAAGTCAATACTTTCTGGAATCGTCTAAATCTACATGTTATTTCTAACGACTTCTATTCCATGGCCATGAAACGTATAAGTCACTGGAATAGTTTCAATACGGAACTATTTATGCCCTTTCAAATTGCGTATATGATGCTCAGTGTTCAGGGATCCATTGAATCCATTTCGGAGGAGACGTACAATAATTTGCAAGAGAAGACGCCATTGCGATGCAACCAGTGCGAATTTGTTACTAATATGTTGCTGGATCTAAAAGCTCACCTGTATCAGCACTGGCAGCGCAAGGAGGACGAGCGCGATCAGAAGAAAAAAGTCGATAAAATAATCCAAATGATATCTGAGACCAAACTGGATGAGGCAGAGGCAAAGCCGAAGCTGTTGAATGAAGAGGAACCTATTCAAGCTCAGCCCGTTGCCGCTATCGCCCAGTATCCCAATGAACATCTAGGCAAGCCCTTAAcgccgcaacagcagccggGCAAGCAGCAGGCCCAGAATGTTTACGACAAAAACATTAACGGGCCTTCTGTGAATATGATGAATCAGAACAATCCCAACAATCCGTTCCGGAACACTCCGCACCTTAATAGACAATCACAGAAACCGCCGCATCCCCGCTCTGGGCCCCGTGGACCAATGGCTCCTTGGACTGGTCCGCGCTTTCCGTGTCATCAACAGCAGAACAGATTCAGGCCTCCAGGATTTAACGCATGTCGGCAACCTTATCCACCCTATCATTCAGGCCATCAGCAATTTCCGAATGCTTCATCAGTCGGCGGCGGTCAAACTGGGCTGCCAGGTCAGGGACAGGGACCTAGACCGAAATGGAATTCAAATAAGATATTCAATCAACAGAACCGCCAAAATACAGTCCAAGCCCAGCCACAAGCCCAGAACCAACAAACCAACCAGCAGCAGATTCAAAATTcgaataaaaaccaaactccaaaaaaaaagccatgGAAAAATCGCCTGCAACCTGTAGGCAAAGTTCAGAATCAAGGCGGAGCGAATCGCGATCCCGCACCTCCAAGTAACTCGAAACCATCTTAG
- the CG11626 gene encoding uncharacterized protein, isoform C — protein sequence MKWLNFSVQLICWMPSFLATFNPYRTNVELLNHEPVLGICSKNELASVEELWLDQKVDHFDKNNNRTWKMRYYRNAKYFKPHGPIYIFVGGEWTISPGLLSTGLTHDMAVENSGMLFYTEHRYYGLSLPFGNESYRLSNLKQLSLHQSLADLAHFIRHQKSNDPEMEDSKVILVGGSYSGSLVAWMTQLYPDLIAASWASSAPLLAKADFFEYMEMVGKSIQLSYGNNCSLRIEKGFKFLVKLFDGDEIQELLYNLNGCVGYSPKNPLDRAAFFNGLGNYFALVVQSYSASIPRLCETLMSLDSSDELAFIEFLKLLYSEGRRSSDCQDFGYSSMLELFTEDSVQSSETRAWFYQTCNEFGWYTTTKSKSSASQAFANQVPLGYFEQLCQDAFGAEQTAHQLAHGVEQTNSKFGGFGFNQSERYAQVIFTHGELDPWSALGQQKGDQAIVLTGYSHVEDLSSIRVMDSVQMNLAKLRVMSFLRRHI from the exons ATGAAGTGGCTCAATTTTTCAgtgcaattaatttgttgGATGCCCAGTTTTTTGGCTACTTTTAATCCTTATAGAACAAATGTGGAGTTGCTTAATCACGAACCGGTATTAGGAATATGTTCAAAAAACGAGTTGGCTTCTGTGGAGGAACTTTGGTTGGACCAAAAAGTGGATCATTttgacaaaaacaacaatagaACCTGGAAAATG CGTTATTATCGTAATGCCAAGTATTTCAAGCCCCATGGACCCATTTACATATTTGTGGGAGGTGAATGGACCATTAGCCCAGGATTATTGAGCACTGGATTAACCCACGACATGGCAGTGGAAAACTCGGGAATGCTTTTCTACACCGAACACCGCTACTATGGACTGAGTTTACCTTTTGG CAATGAAAGTTACCGATTGAGCAACCTCAAGCAACTGAGTCTTCATCAATCATTGGCTGACTTGGCTCACTTCATACGCCACCAAAAGTCAAATGACCCCGAAATGGAGGACTCCAAAGTCATTTTGGTTGGCGGCTCTTATTCGGGCAGCTTGGTGGCATGGATGACTCAACTGTATCCGGATTTAATAGCTGCCAGTTGGGCCTCCAGTGCACCATTATTGGCGAAAGCGGATTTTTTTG AATACATGGAAATGGTCGGCAAATCAATACAATTGAGCTACGGCAACAACTGCTCTTTGCGTATTGAAAAGGGTTTCAAATTCTTGGTAAAGCTATTTGATGGTGATGAAATTCAGGAGCTGCTCTATAATCTTAATGGCTGCGTGGGCTATAGTCCAAAGAATCCTTTGGATAGGGCAGCTTTCTTCAATGGACTGGGAAACTATTTTGCTTTAGTGGTACAAAGTTATAG TGCTTCTATACCGCGGCTTTGTGAGACTTTGATGAGCTTAGATTCAAGTGATGAGCTGGCATTTATAGAATTCTTGAAACTGCTTTATTCGGAAGGAAGGCGCTCCAGTGATTGCCAGGACTTTGGCTACTCATCCATGCTAGAACTTTTCACCGAGGATTCAGTTCAAAGTTCAGAAA CTCGTGCCTGGTTTTATCAAACCTGCAATGAGTTTGGCTGGTACACAACTACAAAATCCAAATCATCCGCGTCCCAAGCCTTTGCCAATCAGGTGCCCCTTGGCTACTTCGAACAACTTTGCCAGGATGCGTTTGGAGCGGAGCAGACTGCCCACCAATTGGCCCATGGCGTTGAGCAGACGAATAGCAAATTCGGCGGATTCGGGTTCAATCAGAGCGAGCGTTATGCTCAGGTAATCTTCACGCATGGCGAACTGGATCCGTGGAGTGCTCTGGGCCAGCAAAAGGGTGACCAGGCTATAGTCCTGACGG GCTACTCGCACGTCGAGGATTTGTCCAGCATCCGGGTGATGGACAGCGTGCAGATGAATCTGGCCAAGCTGCGTGTTATGTCCTTTCTGCGACGCCACATATGA
- the CG11626 gene encoding uncharacterized protein, isoform B, producing MAVENSGMLFYTEHRYYGLSLPFGNESYRLSNLKQLSLHQSLADLAHFIRHQKSNDPEMEDSKVILVGGSYSGSLVAWMTQLYPDLIAASWASSAPLLAKADFFEYMEMVGKSIQLSYGNNCSLRIEKGFKFLVKLFDGDEIQELLYNLNGCVGYSPKNPLDRAAFFNGLGNYFALVVQSYSASIPRLCETLMSLDSSDELAFIEFLKLLYSEGRRSSDCQDFGYSSMLELFTEDSVQSSETRAWFYQTCNEFGWYTTTKSKSSASQAFANQVPLGYFEQLCQDAFGAEQTAHQLAHGVEQTNSKFGGFGFNQSERYAQVIFTHGELDPWSALGQQKGDQAIVLTGYSHVEDLSSIRVMDSVQMNLAKLRVMSFLRRHI from the exons ATGGCAGTGGAAAACTCGGGAATGCTTTTCTACACCGAACACCGCTACTATGGACTGAGTTTACCTTTTGG CAATGAAAGTTACCGATTGAGCAACCTCAAGCAACTGAGTCTTCATCAATCATTGGCTGACTTGGCTCACTTCATACGCCACCAAAAGTCAAATGACCCCGAAATGGAGGACTCCAAAGTCATTTTGGTTGGCGGCTCTTATTCGGGCAGCTTGGTGGCATGGATGACTCAACTGTATCCGGATTTAATAGCTGCCAGTTGGGCCTCCAGTGCACCATTATTGGCGAAAGCGGATTTTTTTG AATACATGGAAATGGTCGGCAAATCAATACAATTGAGCTACGGCAACAACTGCTCTTTGCGTATTGAAAAGGGTTTCAAATTCTTGGTAAAGCTATTTGATGGTGATGAAATTCAGGAGCTGCTCTATAATCTTAATGGCTGCGTGGGCTATAGTCCAAAGAATCCTTTGGATAGGGCAGCTTTCTTCAATGGACTGGGAAACTATTTTGCTTTAGTGGTACAAAGTTATAG TGCTTCTATACCGCGGCTTTGTGAGACTTTGATGAGCTTAGATTCAAGTGATGAGCTGGCATTTATAGAATTCTTGAAACTGCTTTATTCGGAAGGAAGGCGCTCCAGTGATTGCCAGGACTTTGGCTACTCATCCATGCTAGAACTTTTCACCGAGGATTCAGTTCAAAGTTCAGAAA CTCGTGCCTGGTTTTATCAAACCTGCAATGAGTTTGGCTGGTACACAACTACAAAATCCAAATCATCCGCGTCCCAAGCCTTTGCCAATCAGGTGCCCCTTGGCTACTTCGAACAACTTTGCCAGGATGCGTTTGGAGCGGAGCAGACTGCCCACCAATTGGCCCATGGCGTTGAGCAGACGAATAGCAAATTCGGCGGATTCGGGTTCAATCAGAGCGAGCGTTATGCTCAGGTAATCTTCACGCATGGCGAACTGGATCCGTGGAGTGCTCTGGGCCAGCAAAAGGGTGACCAGGCTATAGTCCTGACGG GCTACTCGCACGTCGAGGATTTGTCCAGCATCCGGGTGATGGACAGCGTGCAGATGAATCTGGCCAAGCTGCGTGTTATGTCCTTTCTGCGACGCCACATATGA